The Coffea arabica cultivar ET-39 chromosome 3c, Coffea Arabica ET-39 HiFi, whole genome shotgun sequence genome contains a region encoding:
- the LOC113733899 gene encoding uncharacterized protein gives MRRFCSLASRASPFETEQHCQTKLRVQKSAKVKSLTSPFARNPAASPTGKNFKDPNLNPISITSAAVPKQNPRLHSKPIDHQYFTHILSRKDWYILLGQEFKARRVNLNCQSIISILQNQENPLLPLRFYIWVLSINPSFGKNQSIRGVLSNTLYRKGPVLLSAELVQDIRNSGSRITEDLLCVLIGSWGRLGLAKYCAEVYEQISYLGLSPSTRLYNAVIDALVKANSLDLAYLKFQQMQVDKCFPDRFTYNILIHGVCKVGLVDEALRLLKQMEGMGFAPNVFTYTILIDGFCTAKRVDEAFAFLEKMKEKNVTPNTATYRSLVNGLFRCLSPSEAFKLLSRWVDRELNLPKVACDAMLCCLSDSFLPREAAAFLRKCCQRGYAVDSSTFDVTMTCLIKGLDLEETCQLLDKFTELGTKVGLRTYLLIIEVLFSSGREEKGYQYLKQMLHDGLVRNVNSYNMLIDCFCKAKMIGLASEAFSKMHNRGIRPNLVTFNTLINAHYKAGNIVKAQELLVMVLEYGFRPDIYTFSSVIDGLCRAHQIEDAFDCLTEMVEWGVTPNAHTYNILIRWLCVTGDVSKAVNLLRQMQIDGIRPDVFSFNALIQRFCRNNEIEKAQRLLLSMLALDLSPDNFTYTAFIRTLCELGRFDEAIRLFHCMEANGCVPDAYTCNSFIQILVKKAKFHEAQNIYNDYRERGMPLKPISVF, from the coding sequence ATGAGAAGGTTTTGTTCATTGGCTTCCAGGGCTTCACCTTTTGAGACGGAACAACATTGCCAGACGAAACTAAGAGTTCAAAAGTCCGCAAAGGTCAAGTCTTTAACATCTCCGTTTGCTCGAAACCCTGCCGCCTCTCCAACAGGTAAAAATTTCAAAGATCCTAACTTGAATCCAATTTCAATTACTTCTGCTGCGGTTCCTAAACAAAATCCCAGATTGCATTCGAAGCCTATTGATCACCAGTACTTTACTCACATTCTGTCGAGAAAAGATTGGTATATATTGCTGGGACAAGAGTTTAAGGCCCGGAGAGTGAATTTGAACTGCCAGTCAATCATTAGtattttgcaaaatcaagaaaaccCTTTACTCCCTCTGCGATTTTATATCTGGGTTTTGAGTATTAACCCTTCATTCGGCAAGAATCAGTCGATTCGGGGTGTTTTGAGTAATACCCTTTATAGGAAAGGTCCAGTTTTGTTGTCAGCTGAACTGGTTCAGGATATTAGAAATTCTGGTTCTAGAATTACTGAGGATTTGCTTTGTGTTCTGATTGGCAGCTGGGGGAGGTTAGGGCTAGCGAAGTATTGCGCTGAAGTTTATGAGCAGATATCATATTTGGGTCTCAGTCCTAGCACTAGGTTATACAATGCAGTCATTGACGCTTTAGTGAAGGCTAATTCACTTGACCTGGCTTACCTGAAGTTTCAGCAAATGCAGGTGGATAAATGTTTTCCTGATAGGTTTACGTATAATATTCTCATTCATGGAGTTTGTAAGGTTGGCTTAGTTGATGAGGCACTTCGTTTGTTGAAGCAAATGGAGGGAATGGGATTTGCACCCAATGTGTTTACATATACAATCCTAATTGATGGGTTTTGTACTGCTAAACGTGTAGATGAGGCATTTGCCTTTctagaaaaaatgaaggaaaagaaTGTGACCCCAAATACTGCTACTTATAGGTCCTTAGTTAATGGATTGTTTAGATGTTTATCCCCATCTGAAGCCTTTAAGTTATTGTCAAGATGGGTGGACAGAGAGCTTAATTTGCCTAAAGTTGCTTGTGATGCGATGCTATGCTGCCTTTCTGATAGTTTTTTGCCAAGGGAGGCTGCTGCATTTCTTAGAAAATGTTGTCAAAGGGGTTATGCTGTCGATAGTTCAACATTTGATGTTACAATGACTTGTTTGATTAAGGGATTGGATCTTGAGGAGACTTGCCAGTTGTTAGATAAATTTACTGAACTGGGTACAAAGGTGGGGTTAAGAACGTATCTGCTTATTATTGAGGTATTGTTCAGCTCAGGACGAGAAGAAAAAGGTTATCAATACCTGAAGCAGATGCTCCATGATGGGCTTGTGAGGAATGTAAATTCATATAATATGCTGATTGACTGCTTCTGCAAGGCAAAAATGATTGGACTTGCTTCAGAAGCTTTTTCAAAGATGCATAACAGAGGTATTCGCCCTAATCTTGTTACTTTCAATACTCTCATTAATGCACACTACAAGGCTGGGAATATAGTAAAGGCACAAGAACTGCTTGTAATGGTCTTAGAGTATGGATTCAGACCTGATATCTACACTTTTAGTTCAGTGATTGATGGACTTTGTAGAGCACACCAAATTGAGGATGCTTTTGATTGTTTAACGGAAATGGTGGAGTGGGGAGTCACCCCAAATGCACACACATACAATATATTAATCCGCTGGTTATGTGTCACTGGAGATGTCTCTAAAGCTGTGAATCTGTTGAGACAAATGCAAATTGATGGGATAAGGCCTGACGTTTTCTCATTTAATGCTCTAATTCAACGTTTTTGCAGAAATAATGAGATTGAGAAGGCGCAAAGACTGCTTTTAAGCATGTTAGCATTGGATTTGAGTCCTGATAATTTTACATACACAGCTTTTATAAGGACCTTGTGTGAGTTAGGAAGATTTGATGAAGCAATAAGGTTGTTTCACTGTATGGAGGCTAATGGATGTGTCCCTGATGCATATACATGTAACTCATTTATTCAAATTTTGGTTAAGAAAGCTAAATTTCACGAAGCGCAAAACATCTATAATGACTACAGGGAGAGAGGTATGCCATTAAAGCCCATCAGTGTTTTCTAG